In one Bacteroidales bacterium WCE2004 genomic region, the following are encoded:
- a CDS encoding glutamate 5-kinase encodes MKRIVVKIGSNVLTRADGTLDVTRVSALVDQVVELRRRDWSVVIVSSGAVACGRTELRLDEDLDSVEQRQLYSAVGQVRLMDLYYRLFRDYGLQVGQVLTTKRNFETARERENQRACMEVMLQHGVVPIVNENDTVSVTELMFTDNDELSGLIAGMVGAETLVLLSNIPGLYDRHPDEPDAQVIRTVHCADDLSACIREKKSSLGRGGMSSKYNTARRVAADGIRVLIADGKRERILPDLLERPEQTVFTEFLP; translated from the coding sequence GTGAAAAGAATCGTAGTCAAAATCGGATCGAACGTCCTGACGCGCGCCGACGGCACGCTGGACGTCACGCGCGTGTCCGCGCTGGTGGACCAGGTGGTCGAGCTTCGCCGCCGCGACTGGTCCGTGGTGATCGTGAGCTCCGGTGCCGTGGCCTGCGGCCGCACCGAGCTGCGGCTGGACGAAGACCTGGACAGCGTGGAGCAGCGCCAGCTGTATTCCGCCGTGGGTCAGGTCCGGCTGATGGACCTCTACTACCGCCTGTTCCGCGACTACGGCCTGCAGGTGGGCCAGGTGCTGACCACCAAGCGCAATTTCGAGACGGCGCGCGAGCGCGAGAACCAGCGCGCCTGCATGGAGGTGATGCTCCAGCACGGCGTGGTCCCGATCGTCAACGAGAATGATACCGTGAGCGTCACCGAGCTGATGTTCACCGACAACGACGAGCTGTCCGGGCTGATCGCCGGAATGGTGGGCGCCGAGACGCTCGTCCTGCTGAGCAATATCCCCGGCCTGTACGACCGCCATCCGGACGAGCCGGATGCGCAGGTCATCCGCACGGTCCACTGCGCGGACGACCTCTCGGCCTGTATCCGCGAGAAGAAAAGTTCCCTCGGACGCGGCGGGATGTCTTCCAAATACAACACCGCGCGGCGCGTGGCGGCGGACGGCATCCGCGTGCTGATTGCCGACGGCAAGCGCGAGCGGATCCTGCCGGACCTGCTGGAGCGCCCCGAACAGACCGTCTTTACCGAATTTCTGCCTTAA
- a CDS encoding Isopentenyldiphosphate isomerase: MLELIYPSSPAPLLKGVRRGRAAEMLPVVDETGNVRAQAPREYCHNGVEKPLHPVVHLHIINRNGEIYLQQRGAHKDLLPLYWDTAVGGHISYGEYVLEALYRESAEELGLHDFLPQGLCNYIFESDTERELVSVFAAVGEYALRPDPDELAGGRFWTIKEIDRAMGTGVLTPNFEGEYHRIKDALLALL, encoded by the coding sequence GTGCTGGAACTGATCTACCCCTCTTCACCCGCACCCCTGCTCAAGGGCGTCAGACGGGGCAGGGCCGCGGAGATGCTTCCGGTCGTCGACGAGACCGGAAACGTCCGCGCCCAGGCGCCCCGTGAATACTGCCACAACGGCGTCGAGAAGCCCCTGCACCCCGTCGTCCACCTGCATATCATCAACCGCAACGGCGAAATCTACCTCCAGCAGCGCGGAGCGCACAAAGACCTCCTCCCGCTCTACTGGGACACCGCCGTGGGCGGCCACATCTCCTATGGAGAATACGTCCTGGAAGCCCTCTACCGCGAATCCGCCGAGGAACTCGGCCTGCACGACTTCCTGCCCCAGGGGCTGTGCAACTACATCTTCGAGTCCGACACCGAACGCGAGCTCGTGAGCGTGTTCGCCGCCGTGGGCGAGTACGCGCTCCGTCCGGACCCGGACGAGCTGGCCGGCGGCCGTTTCTGGACCATCAAGGAGATCGACCGGGCCATGGGCACGGGCGTCCTGACGCCGAATTTCGAGGGCGAATACCATCGGATCAAAGACGCACTCCTAGCCCTTTTGTAA
- a CDS encoding SpoIID/LytB domain protein, with translation MQVLRKFIKDQLSVWPLASANFRALKGARTKELPVFGLPCRVQWNPERVASSTADTSPEAIAARPCFLCAQNSPAGQRYLLFEGRKGRRYHIQVNPYPIFKDHLVISRDEHLPQAIWHHLPDMLDFAAKYPDYTVFYNGPACGASAPDHLHFQAVPRRKMPLEEAVDAFLDAPGQPLASVKDATLYRFDGFCRGVFALKATTAKSLTKLFYRLLECTDRRPGETEPKFNLFAYVKGGEWRAFVVMRSAKRSHHYDSQGPDHLTMSPGAADMAGVFVAPFREDFDKITPALLEELVDEVTIPEHEQEMIEWRLTRTQPRVAVGILAADEICFEIISDGAGPQRVRYSEGRIEYNGTLFDELLFDSITRSTLFAEPSFVLHDVVIGIDFHWEQKRTLKFAGGLKFIVEGDKVRAVNLVGMEDYLLSVISSEMKSSASPELLKAHAVISRSWLLARMQDHSAHDNFDVCADDHCQRYQGLTMAVGDNVRTAIDETWGQVLRYQGQLCDTRYSKCCGGKTELFSTCWEDVDYPYLQCVDDPWCDCENDEILSQVLNDYDQQTRDFHDWTVRYEPAELAALVRGRTGIDFGEILALEDIERGPSGRIKYLRIVGSKRSEVIGKELKIRRALSPSHLKSSAFSVERDPAGAFVLRGRGWGHGVGLCQIGAAVMAARGHDYRQILQHYYPGTDVGQ, from the coding sequence ATGCAAGTCCTACGCAAGTTCATCAAAGACCAGCTTTCCGTCTGGCCGCTCGCTTCCGCCAATTTCCGGGCGCTCAAAGGCGCCAGGACCAAGGAGTTGCCCGTCTTCGGGCTCCCCTGCCGGGTCCAGTGGAACCCCGAGCGCGTGGCCTCCTCGACGGCCGACACCTCCCCCGAGGCCATCGCCGCGCGGCCGTGCTTCCTCTGCGCGCAGAACAGTCCGGCGGGCCAGCGCTACCTCCTCTTCGAGGGGCGCAAGGGCCGCCGCTACCATATCCAGGTCAACCCCTACCCCATCTTCAAGGACCACCTCGTCATCTCCCGCGACGAGCATCTCCCGCAGGCCATCTGGCACCATCTGCCGGACATGCTGGACTTCGCGGCCAAATACCCAGACTACACCGTCTTCTACAACGGCCCCGCCTGCGGCGCCTCCGCGCCGGACCACCTCCATTTCCAGGCGGTCCCGCGCCGCAAGATGCCGCTCGAAGAGGCCGTGGACGCCTTTCTGGACGCCCCCGGCCAGCCGCTCGCGTCCGTCAAGGACGCCACGCTCTACCGCTTCGACGGCTTCTGCCGCGGCGTCTTCGCCCTCAAGGCGACAACCGCCAAGTCGCTCACCAAGCTCTTCTACCGCCTGCTCGAGTGTACCGACCGCCGGCCCGGCGAGACGGAGCCCAAGTTCAACCTCTTCGCCTACGTCAAGGGCGGCGAGTGGCGCGCCTTCGTGGTGATGCGCTCCGCCAAGCGCTCCCACCACTACGACTCCCAAGGCCCGGACCACCTGACGATGAGCCCCGGCGCCGCCGACATGGCCGGCGTGTTCGTGGCCCCGTTCCGCGAAGACTTCGACAAGATCACGCCCGCCCTGCTGGAAGAGCTGGTGGACGAAGTAACCATCCCCGAGCACGAGCAGGAGATGATCGAATGGCGCCTGACGCGCACCCAGCCCCGCGTGGCCGTGGGCATCCTCGCCGCCGACGAGATCTGCTTCGAGATCATCTCCGACGGCGCCGGCCCCCAGCGCGTCCGCTACAGCGAGGGCCGCATCGAATACAACGGCACCCTCTTCGACGAACTGCTGTTCGACTCCATCACCCGCTCGACCCTCTTCGCCGAGCCCTCCTTCGTGCTCCACGACGTCGTGATCGGCATCGACTTCCACTGGGAGCAGAAACGCACCCTGAAGTTCGCCGGCGGCCTGAAATTCATCGTCGAAGGCGACAAGGTCCGCGCGGTCAACCTCGTCGGGATGGAAGACTACCTGCTGAGCGTCATCTCCTCCGAGATGAAATCCAGCGCCTCGCCGGAGCTGCTCAAGGCCCACGCCGTCATCTCCCGCTCCTGGCTCCTCGCCCGGATGCAGGACCATTCCGCGCACGACAACTTCGATGTCTGCGCAGATGACCATTGTCAAAGATATCAAGGACTTACGATGGCGGTCGGGGACAACGTCCGCACGGCCATCGACGAGACCTGGGGCCAGGTGCTGCGCTATCAGGGGCAGCTCTGCGACACCCGCTACTCCAAGTGCTGCGGCGGCAAGACCGAGCTCTTCAGCACCTGCTGGGAAGACGTCGACTACCCTTACCTGCAGTGCGTGGACGACCCGTGGTGCGACTGCGAGAACGACGAAATCCTCTCGCAGGTCCTCAACGACTACGACCAGCAGACCAGGGACTTCCACGACTGGACCGTCCGCTATGAGCCGGCCGAGCTCGCCGCCCTCGTGCGCGGGCGCACCGGCATCGACTTCGGCGAGATCCTCGCCCTCGAAGACATCGAACGCGGCCCGTCCGGCCGCATCAAATACCTCCGCATCGTGGGCAGCAAGCGCAGCGAGGTGATCGGCAAGGAACTGAAGATCCGCCGCGCGCTGAGCCCCTCGCACCTCAAGAGTTCCGCCTTCAGCGTTGAACGCGATCCCGCCGGCGCCTTCGTGCTGCGGGGCCGCGGCTGGGGCCACGGCGTCGGCCTCTGCCAGATCGGCGCCGCCGTGATGGCCGCCCGCGGCCACGACTATCGGCAGATCCTGCAGCACTATTATCCCGGAACCGATGTCGGCCAATAG
- a CDS encoding MFS transporter, PAT family, beta-lactamase induction signal transducer AmpG has translation MSANSKNPWAWVPTLYLFEGLPYAIVNTVALAVFKDLGIDNGTLGPLTTLISLPWLIKPLWSPFMDIFRSKRWWILLTQILMAVTVVATALCLPFCGMTMLIILFIIVAFASATHDISADGYYMLALDRQRQSSFVGIRNTFYRDGLVLGQGLLVMLAGVLQQRSGNVPRAWAIVIGISAVLMALIALYHFFFLPRPEQDRDRRDARTAKQVFSEFGASFKTFFSKPAVGWAIAFMLLYRLPEALSLNLLYPFFKDGADVGGLGAGTSVYGLVYGTFGVIALLCGGILGGLYAAKRGLRASYWPMALALALPCAVYLLMAILRPESVWMIGGFVVLDQFGYGFGFTAYTLFMMQYVDGPLKTSHYAICTAFMWLSMKLPALVAGYLQQALGYIGFFTLVMVSCLGTVAAVLIARNKIPLNHESLD, from the coding sequence ATGTCGGCCAATAGCAAGAATCCCTGGGCCTGGGTGCCCACCCTCTACCTCTTCGAGGGCCTTCCTTACGCAATCGTCAACACGGTCGCGCTCGCCGTCTTCAAGGACCTGGGCATCGACAACGGCACCCTCGGTCCGCTGACGACCCTGATCAGCCTGCCCTGGCTGATCAAACCGCTCTGGAGCCCGTTCATGGACATCTTCCGCTCCAAGCGCTGGTGGATCCTCCTCACGCAGATCCTGATGGCCGTGACGGTCGTCGCCACCGCCCTGTGCCTGCCCTTCTGCGGCATGACGATGCTGATCATCCTGTTCATCATCGTCGCCTTCGCCTCGGCCACCCACGACATCTCCGCGGACGGCTATTACATGCTGGCGCTGGACCGCCAGCGGCAGTCCTCCTTCGTCGGCATCCGCAACACCTTCTACCGGGACGGCCTCGTCCTGGGACAAGGCCTGCTGGTCATGCTGGCCGGCGTCCTGCAGCAGCGCAGCGGCAACGTGCCGCGCGCCTGGGCCATCGTCATCGGCATCTCGGCCGTCCTGATGGCGCTGATCGCGCTCTACCATTTCTTCTTCCTGCCCCGCCCCGAACAGGACCGTGACCGGCGGGACGCCAGGACGGCGAAACAGGTTTTCTCCGAATTCGGCGCATCGTTCAAGACCTTCTTCTCCAAGCCCGCCGTCGGCTGGGCCATCGCCTTCATGCTGCTGTACCGGCTGCCGGAGGCCCTGTCGCTCAACCTGCTCTATCCTTTCTTCAAGGACGGCGCCGACGTCGGCGGCCTGGGCGCCGGGACCAGCGTCTACGGCCTGGTCTACGGCACCTTCGGCGTGATCGCCCTGCTGTGCGGCGGCATCCTGGGCGGCCTGTACGCCGCCAAGCGCGGCCTGCGCGCCTCCTACTGGCCCATGGCCCTCGCCCTGGCGCTCCCCTGCGCCGTCTACCTGCTGATGGCCATCCTCCGCCCGGAGAGCGTCTGGATGATCGGCGGCTTCGTGGTGCTGGACCAGTTCGGCTACGGATTCGGCTTCACCGCCTACACCCTCTTTATGATGCAATACGTGGACGGTCCGCTCAAGACCTCGCACTACGCCATCTGCACGGCCTTCATGTGGCTGTCCATGAAACTCCCCGCCCTGGTGGCGGGCTACCTCCAGCAGGCGCTGGGTTATATCGGTTTCTTCACGCTGGTCATGGTCAGCTGCCTCGGCACGGTGGCAGCCGTCCTGATCGCCCGGAACAAAATTCCCCTGAATCATGAAAGCTTGGATTAA
- a CDS encoding Uncharacterized conserved protein YbbC, DUF1343 family: protein MKAWIKLLLLPLALLSCSPQTAPASPRVKPGIEVLRDRNFAGLEGKRVGLVTNPSGVDSQLRSTIDILFEAPNVRLVALYAPEHGVRGDVYAGGKVESGKDPHTGLPVHSLFGSTRQPTREMLQGVDIMVYDIQDVGSRSYTFISTLGLVMRTCAELGIPVMVLDRPNPLGGQKVEGPLVRDGFHSFVSQYKIPYVYGLTVGELATLINEEGLNRGQNGKAAPLKCKLTVVPMEGWQRWMLFDDTGLPWILPSPNIPYAQTAICYPSAGLCGEMYNYLNIGIGYTLPFATFAEEWVDADKLKAKLDSYHVPGVAWRTIHYQPISGRLSGKLIHGVQYYYTDYDAATLTLTQFYVMQAVWELYQKNPIAAGSERLSMFNKVCGTDFVSKTFGQTMKVSDIADFWSADVPAFKALSKKYYIY from the coding sequence ATGAAAGCTTGGATTAAACTGTTGCTGCTGCCGCTGGCGCTGCTCTCCTGCAGTCCCCAGACCGCTCCCGCCTCTCCCCGGGTCAAGCCCGGCATCGAGGTCCTGCGCGACCGCAACTTCGCCGGCCTCGAAGGCAAACGCGTCGGCCTGGTCACCAACCCCTCCGGCGTGGACAGCCAGCTGCGCTCCACCATCGACATCCTCTTCGAAGCCCCCAACGTCCGGCTCGTCGCGCTCTACGCCCCCGAGCACGGGGTGCGCGGCGACGTCTACGCCGGCGGAAAGGTCGAGTCCGGCAAGGACCCGCACACCGGCCTGCCGGTGCACTCCCTCTTCGGCAGCACCCGCCAGCCCACCAGGGAGATGCTCCAGGGCGTGGACATCATGGTCTACGACATCCAGGACGTGGGCAGCCGCTCCTACACCTTCATTTCCACCCTCGGCCTGGTGATGCGCACCTGCGCCGAACTGGGCATCCCGGTGATGGTGCTCGACCGCCCCAACCCGCTCGGCGGGCAGAAGGTCGAGGGCCCGCTCGTGCGTGACGGCTTCCATTCCTTCGTCAGCCAGTACAAGATCCCCTACGTCTACGGCCTGACCGTGGGCGAACTCGCGACCCTCATCAACGAGGAGGGCCTCAACCGCGGCCAGAACGGCAAGGCCGCCCCGCTCAAGTGCAAGCTCACCGTCGTCCCGATGGAGGGCTGGCAGCGCTGGATGCTCTTCGACGACACCGGCCTGCCCTGGATCCTGCCTTCGCCCAACATCCCCTACGCCCAGACCGCCATCTGCTACCCGTCGGCCGGCCTCTGCGGCGAAATGTACAACTACCTCAACATCGGCATCGGCTACACGCTCCCCTTCGCCACCTTCGCGGAAGAGTGGGTGGACGCCGACAAGCTGAAAGCGAAACTCGACAGCTACCACGTCCCGGGCGTGGCCTGGCGGACGATCCACTACCAGCCGATCTCGGGCCGCCTGAGCGGCAAACTGATCCACGGCGTGCAGTACTACTACACCGACTACGACGCCGCGACGCTCACCCTCACCCAGTTCTACGTGATGCAGGCGGTCTGGGAGCTCTACCAGAAAAACCCCATTGCAGCGGGTTCTGAGCGGCTTTCGATGTTCAACAAAGTTTGCGGCACTGATTTTGTCAGTAAGACGTTTGGACAGACGATGAAGGTCTCGGACATCGCAGATTTCTGGTCCGCCGACGTCCCCGCTTTCAAGGCCCTGTCGAAGAAGTATTACATTTACTAA